Part of the Primulina huaijiensis isolate GDHJ02 chromosome 15, ASM1229523v2, whole genome shotgun sequence genome is shown below.
CTGTTGGCGGTTTCTTGGGCTTCATAGCTTCAAACTTCGCCGCTCTTTTCTTAGACTTCGTCGAATTGGCCTTCCTCAAGGACTTCTTCGTATTCTTCGATGATTTCACTGCCAGTGCCGTTTCTctgtgattaaaaaaattaagaaatttcacAAGCAATAGTACATTAGAAAGATGGAATTAGCTATCCAGTGTTTTCACCCGTGGCTTCGTCTTGAAGTGATTTTGGTAGGAGGAGAAGCCGGAGATGAAGCCCTAGAACGAGTTTTTCTTCCGGTCACCATTCTGAAGTTCCGCCAACGGCCACCGGCTGGATACGGCGGCGTGGAGTTTGCGGTGACTCCTGTAGACTCTCAGATAGGAGGCTATggatatggaaaaaaaaaaatggaactcGCCTTATGGCATTCTTACAGTCGGTGATGTCAACGACTTATCATTGGCACCCAttacttttctttttaattaattttttagtgAGAATAATCATCTTTGATTCTTCGAGCCAGTTTAGATATAGAAGtcgtaatttaaaaaatatttaaataagtttattttttaagtgtttttattaaaaaaaaaagtaaaacaacttaataatgttttaataaatatgtttaGTTCTCTTCTCTCTATGTTTTATCCTTTGTCACCAAATAAAATCGATGTGTTCGTTCCACTACGACCAAAGCTTATATACATTTGAGTTTTAGTGATCTTTCTTTCAATTATTGAGTtatctggttttttttttaattaaagagCTATGCAAGATGGTTGAGCTGCAGCATTCGCTTGCCTATTTCTATTTACTTGGAAAAGATGCAAGAATTCTTCGAATCCCAGCCTGAATTtaataatgtttaaaatttagaattGTAGGGCTTTACCCAAATAGGGAGCCCTTCCAGAAATTCTCGAAGGCCTGAGGCAAGCCCAGGCCTAAGAGGGGGTTTGGAAATAGTTTTCAACCAGCAATAGACGCGCCTCGGTTAGAACCTCACTAGCTGCGTCATTGCCCCAAGCGCAAAGATGCTTATCGGTGACCAATTCTTCGCCCTTTATCGTGCATTCATTTGACGTGGTTTGTAAATTATTCCATGTGGGATTCTGCAATCACAGGCTTTTTTTACCTAAGATGGAGATTACGTGTTGACTATAGATTTTAGCTAACGGTGGGCTAGCTGTTCTATTTTTTAACGTTCTTTAATGTAATTGGATGTGAACTctgttttttttcatttaaatggATATTAGTGGTGATAATTTGATGGTTTTAGCCCAGCCCAACCAGATTTAGGAGTCCCATATATTTAAGAGAAAATATATTGCACAACATTTATTTAGCTTTAACTGGATTGAATTATTATGTTTTTGTGATGCTTGATAGCTATTTGTTTGTGATGGATGAAatgttttttccttttaatcCCCCGAGAAGATggattaaataattttgaatcgCAATTAACTGCATTAAAAtagaattatatttataatttaattcaaatcgaAATTTACGTAGGACTCCATGGCCCAATGGATAAGGCGCTGGTCTACGGAACCAGAGATTCTGGGTTCGATCCCCAGTGGAgtcgttttatttttttgtttttttattaaaatagaaaattacaaaaaatctAGGCTTCCactatattttatgaaaatcctCTCACAGTTTGATTTCTTTACAACCAAAAAATGTTGATTTGCTTTGATATAATTTGATTCATTTTTAACAACTTAGTTAAGTAATTAAAATCAACGattgtattatttattttttctaaattcAGATCAATCTCATTTTGCA
Proteins encoded:
- the LOC140959415 gene encoding LOW QUALITY PROTEIN: uncharacterized protein (The sequence of the model RefSeq protein was modified relative to this genomic sequence to represent the inferred CDS: deleted 1 base in 1 codon) gives rise to the protein MELALWHSYSRIVGLYPNGSPSRNSRRPEASPGLRGGLEIVFNQQ